The Hypomesus transpacificus isolate Combined female unplaced genomic scaffold, fHypTra1 scaffold_30, whole genome shotgun sequence genome segment CAGGCCGGATGaggggacagagaaaggaagCAAACTAGAACGTCAACAACAAATACACATACTCTAAGATCCAGGGGCAGATCTAGACATCTTCACTTGGGGAGCGTTGGAGGTAGTTCTAGGGTGGCGTGGAGGGACGGTGTGGCCCGATGCCACCATAAATTACCATAACATCGAAGCTTAAATAAtgccaacaataataatatcaaTATAATTGAATGAAATGTACTATAATCTCAAAGATTATATATTTGAGCATGGGGAGATTGGGGTGGTTAGTCATTTTTGCAGGGGTGGCAGTGGCCACCCTATAGATCTGCCAGTGCTGAGATCATTTCAGATGCTGAACATGCACAAACTAGACCCAGTCCTCATGCACCACCCGCTACTCACGCTTGTGTTTGGGTTTGAACTGCCAGTAACCCGGGCCGGCCCAGGTAGCCATGGTCCTGGGGCTGAAGTAGGAGTACTCCCTGGGCTCTGACGACAGCTGCAGGCACATGGTAGCTATGTCTCCTTCTCCGATGGGAATCACATCCCTGACATGGCCGGTTGTAACAGAAAGGGTTATGAGCACCAGTGAGCCCTTACTTAGCCTGAAGGGCTGAGGAATAAGTTGGATTTCGACGCTTCCTGCATGCTTTTCCAGATAAGCTGCTAACCCACTGCAATAGAATCCAATTACTTTTGCCATGATAAGTGACACACTTTTAAAAGCTTGTAAGCCCTTGAAAGTAGGTCATCAACTGTAGTGGGACTTTTACTGTAATGAGACAAACACTTTCCCTTATTTCATCACATGGAACTGGATGAATCTGAGAGTCTGACTTAGAACTGTGACTTCTTAACCCATAGCATCTGAACCCAGAGAAACAGCAACCTCAAGATAAAGGTTATCGCTGGTTTCGATCTGACAACGCAAAGTGCTTGTGAACCATCTTGTCTCTTCCTCCAGGCAAGTCTGGCAACAGGGCGAAGCCTCACCGTCCTCTGTGTGGCCCCGCGACCTGGCAGCCATCTTTGTGCTCCTTGGAGCCCTCCCCATAGTCCTCCTGGCCCTCGTAATCTGCATCGGCGTCCTCTCCAAAATCCTGACACTCctcctctggctccgcctccgCGTTCACGTCAAACACGTGCTCCCCCCGACTCATCTTCTCTAGCAGCTGGCTCGTTGCCTGCAAACAGGGGCCGCGCGGTCACACAAACAGAGGCACCCCTTGTAATGTTATCTACGTAATGTGAGTCAATACTCATTACCATACATCATGTGCCCACGGAAACCTCTTCTCCTGGAGCTGGGCCAATCAGGCACCAGCATTCCACGACTTATAGCACGTTCACACCAAGGAAGAGAACTTGAACTATAACGGTAACAATATAAACGATATAACGATTTAAACTCAGCAATGAACTTCTCCTCAATGTTGTCTGCCCTTTTAAATGCGCGAGCATTTAAATTTGTATGGATTCGGCTTGGTTGTCAGTATTTAATCATTCATCAGCTGAAAAAATGTATAGTTCTGAAAGTGACGCCAACAATATCGTTCCGCTATATGGTTATACATCTATATATTGCTATATAGCCTTGTGGTGTGGCTATTCTTTGAAATATAGAATGATTTTTAGACCGATATCTTTATCGTTCTATTTCTTGTTATGGTCCTTTGTGTGAACGGGCCTTAGCTGTGCTGGTTGTGTGGGAGGCCGACCTGTTCTGGGTCCCAGCTGGTGAAGGAGAAGTCTTCGAGGGATGGGCAGATGGAGTTCTTCTCCTGGGAGTGCTGCAGACCACCTGGGGAGCCACAGTCACCGAGACGTCATATAGAGCAACACAGTCATAGTGCATACAGATGGGGGGGGTGCATAGAGAAACAGTTACAGTGCAGAGAGTCGGGGAGGGGGGTTCGTATTGCCGTCTCCTACCTAGGAAGGGCTGTGCTGCTACACGCTGGCcggtgggtgggggggcacGGGGGCGGGACTGCAGCAGGGTCATGTGGGAGGGGAACAGCAGCTCGCAGCGGCTGTCCTCGCTGAACAGCACCGACAGGAACACCCCTGACGTGCTGCTCTCGTCGAAGGAAGAAGCCATTCGCTGGAACATGGGGTCCACCTGACGACAAACACCACTCGGGGTTAGCCAGCTGGCTAGGAACCTTCTCCTGGAGACCGACGCGCATCCCACAGCATGCGGAAAGCCTTTGTGAGAAACTCAGGATTTGAGCCCTGTCTCACCTCGCATTTCCTCTCAGACTCGGAGCTGTTGATGCTGCTCAGGTTTTGCTCCACGGTCCTTTTAGGAGGCCTCTTTCTCTTCACTGCCTGCTTGACACCCAGCTCTCCTGCTGCggacccctcctccatctctccttcggCCCCTGGTCTTTgctctatgcacacacacacacacatcaggagcTGAACCAGGACACAGACGTGTAGGAGGACCGGTGTGAATCCTACCACCTTACCTTCCCCAGGCTTGGTCTCGGCTCCCAAGCCTCCCAGCACCTTGTAAGCGTCTGCGTGGACAGCATCAACTCTGACCGCATAAATCTTAGTGCTGGCATCCAGAGTACCAGCTGCTACctggtcacacaaacacagacacgttAAAGGGCTGGTCACACGAATAAGTGAAAGGACACAACATTTTGTAAACAGGGCACACCATTAGCAGCATCCACCAGCCAAACTCTGGTAAAATATGCAACAGGCTAGTCAATTTTCTATACTCACCAGCCAAAATAACTATGGTAATCTAATGAGTGGCTGGTCAATTTACATTCCCTAGCCAGCTAGTTTGTAAATAGCAATTATAATTGTGTTGGCCTTGAAATCATAATAAATAAACATGTCTTGCGTGGTGAAAGAAGACAAGGAAGGAAACATACCTTGAAGTTAGTCAGCTCAGAATCCTTCTGTTTGAGGATTTCTGCCATATAGTCAATCAGATGCAGACCAAAGGCATTCTTGGTTGTTATTTTCTACAAAAACATCCACGTAGGAATCAGTACAATTATATCTTAACTaataacaaaaaaaagtgaATATAGTTGGTGTTCAAATAGCTAGCAGAGCTAAAATGACAAATCCGCCCCCAAAAGAAGGATGACAAACTAACCCATGTTTGTTGAACTATGAGATTTGAGCTTAGTACGCATTTGCATGCCGACTCACATTTTCAGTGGAGAGTTTGATGCAGGTGGAGTAGTGCTCAAAAATCTGTGCATTGGACATCTTGGGCACTGCAGCAGGGGTTCCTGTGACACTGAATTTAAACATAGGGTTTACAAATGTCTGAATACGTGTATCACCTGTCAACATGTAGGAAAGGGGATTGCTTTGAAGGAGGACATGACAAGTCCCATACCTATGACAGGCAGAATCATTAAATGAGGTGTCACTCGCGGCTTGCAGATCAATGACGCGGGATCTGCGCCTCTGACGCCGCTCTAACTCATCGTCGTTGCCGGGGAAGGATGCGAGGAGAGGGGCACTGGAGGCAGGGGGTGCGCCCTTTTGCTTCATCGACGGGGAGGCCCACTGACGCACCCGGGAGATGGGTGTGGAGGATGCGCTCATCTTGACTGTGGAGTGAGGGTCGTGGTGTTAGCAAGCAACTTCGCATATGATTAAAATGACCATCCAGCTATCCTTAGGCTGAGACCAGCAGCTCTATAGCTCCCTATGAGTGGTCTGTTGGCTGTGTTAATTGAATGCACAACGTTGACATAGCCAGCCTATCCAAAGAATATACTTAAGCAAGTTCATCATGAAAAGAAGATCTGAAAAGAAGTATGAAACTAGCCATCTGCCTGATATTGCCTCTAACAAAGTGTTAATAGCGGATGGCAGACTAGCTACAGCTAACTAGACTAGCTAACGCGCTAGACTAAACCACACAGTCAGCAACGTTTCTGCAGTGCTAGCAACAGTAGTCTACTTTAACAAGAACGTTCAGAATACCAGTATACTTTTGTTTTAAGATTATTTTACCGTAATTTAATCCAGACAGGTAAGAGAGTACGTTTATAGTAAACGCACTTGCCCTAATTCAAATATCTTGTTTTCATCAAGTTGGGCTGTTCTTCCTGTTCACCTTTTGAAAAGTAGCGCCGAACGGTTTACGTAGGGAACGATTACGCCATCACGTCGTCGATGTAACCCCACCCCCAGTACAGAGGTACCAGAGCCTACAGTCTCTGGAGATCCCTTCATCGAGGGAAACAATGTTGTTGGAAATAAATCACGCTTCAGCGAGTAAAAAATCTTTACAATCTTGGTTTAGTTATGTCTTATTTTTTGTGGTTTGCAATTGGCACACCCGACTCGTTCCGGCAATTGTATTCTATTAACTCTAAAATATCCAGAACTATCTtcccaaaaaaatgttttctgttCTTAAAATATTAGCTTTTTTGATAgtataattgtattttatttagctGAGTTTGAAACCAACACCCAATTTTTTACTTAAACAAGAAAAGTTGACAGGAACGTGATGGCAGGGGCAGTTCTACACgagggcctacaggggccagtgcccctgtaaaaatgtccctggctccccctgtggcccccctgagctgacagaatttttttttacacaacgtttttttttcttctagtagtcatcatgaaacaag includes the following:
- the ncaph gene encoding condensin complex subunit 2 isoform X2, producing the protein MSASSTPISRVRQWASPSMKQKGAPPASSAPLLASFPGNDDELERRQRRRSRVIDLQAASDTSFNDSACHSVTGTPAAVPKMSNAQIFEHYSTCIKLSTENKITTKNAFGLHLIDYMAEILKQKDSELTNFKVAAGTLDASTKIYAVRVDAVHADAYKVLGGLGAETKPGEEQRPGAEGEMEEGSAAGELGVKQAVKRKRPPKRTVEQNLSSINSSESERKCEVDPMFQRMASSFDESSTSGVFLSVLFSEDSRCELLFPSHMTLLQSRPRAPPPTGQRVAAQPFLGGLQHSQEKNSICPSLEDFSFTSWDPEQATSQLLEKMSRGEHVFDVNAEAEPEEECQDFGEDADADYEGQEDYGEGSKEHKDGCQVAGPHRGRDVIPIGEGDIATMCLQLSSEPREYSYFSPRTMATWAGPGYWQFKPKHKQDHVPEKEARKRKPKKAFEIDFNDDDVNFDTYFRTTRAATTNTKSALSSSNKKTTLPADFQFPPETLSQLSLKPSSTLCPEGQKRLSGELGEGIGDYDYNNANDTTNFCPGLQGGDSDEDGSPDDMQPSMDTMPPSSQEQDHDFTYGEDHLVPEPHRVNKIEINYAKTAKKMDMKRLKTTMWNLLTDSPDKHAKEVENAETSEVTGEKVFSQTTKTLLQSLPSTMAQNLSVPLAFVALLHLANEKNLELVKVDDMSDIVIKQGH
- the ncaph gene encoding condensin complex subunit 2 isoform X1, with translation MSASSTPISRVRQWASPSMKQKGAPPASSAPLLASFPGNDDELERRQRRRSRVIDLQAASDTSFNDSACHSVTGTPAAVPKMSNAQIFEHYSTCIKLSTENKITTKNAFGLHLIDYMAEILKQKDSELTNFKVAAGTLDASTKIYAVRVDAVHADAYKVLGGLGAETKPGEEQRPGAEGEMEEGSAAGELGVKQAVKRKRPPKRTVEQNLSSINSSESERKCEVDPMFQRMASSFDESSTSGVFLSVLFSEDSRCELLFPSHMTLLQSRPRAPPPTGQRVAAQPFLGGLQHSQEKNSICPSLEDFSFTSWDPEQATSQLLEKMSRGEHVFDVNAEAEPEEECQDFGEDADADYEGQEDYGEGSKEHKDGCQVAGPHRGRDVIPIGEGDIATMCLQLSSEPREYSYFSPRTMATWAGPGYWQFKPKHKQDHVPEKEARKRKPKKAFEIDFNDDDVNFDTYFRTTRAATTNTKSALSSSNKKTTLPADFQFPPETLSQLSLKPSSTLCPEGQKRLSGELGEGIGDYDYNNANDTTNFCPGLQGGDSDEDGSPDDMQPSMDTMPPSSQEQDHDFTYGEDHLVPEPHRVNKIEINYAKTAKKMDMKRLKTTMWNLLTDSPDKHAKQEVENAETSEVTGEKVFSQTTKTLLQSLPSTMAQNLSVPLAFVALLHLANEKNLELVKVDDMSDIVIKQGH